From one Candidatus Zixiibacteriota bacterium genomic stretch:
- a CDS encoding bifunctional phosphoglucose/phosphomannose isomerase, producing MDWTPKVVAKLDPTNMYQRVYEFPQQLQAGFNLPVNGDLSGFNPGQFRNIIVAGMGGSAIGGDFARSYLANELTIPMFINRNYGLPRFVGADSLVIASSYSGNTEESLAAFEEAMSRGCKIVVATTGGKLLTMAQANNCPYLVLPGGFEPRAALGYSFGPILKLMQVIGFVGSQEQIVADTVAALTASGKKLAMNVPTSRNEAKRLAQKLKDKIGIVYAGADYYDVAAVRFKGQICENGKHLAYANIAPEFNHNELVGFDYPKALVRKLHVIWLTGPADSKGVTNRVKVVDKILKGKRIATMTLKAKGPNRLAEIFSLVQFGDLMSYYLALVNKTDPSPVHVINKLKTALEKMK from the coding sequence ATGGACTGGACGCCCAAGGTCGTGGCCAAGCTGGACCCGACCAATATGTATCAGCGGGTATATGAATTCCCGCAGCAATTGCAGGCCGGTTTCAATTTGCCGGTGAATGGTGATTTGTCCGGATTCAATCCGGGGCAGTTTCGCAACATTATCGTGGCCGGGATGGGCGGATCGGCGATCGGCGGCGATTTCGCGCGCTCGTATCTGGCGAACGAATTGACGATTCCGATGTTCATCAACCGCAATTACGGGTTGCCGCGATTTGTCGGCGCCGATTCGCTGGTGATCGCGTCATCGTATTCGGGCAACACGGAGGAATCGCTGGCGGCGTTCGAGGAAGCGATGAGCCGCGGCTGCAAGATCGTGGTGGCGACGACGGGCGGCAAGTTGCTGACGATGGCGCAGGCCAACAACTGCCCGTACCTCGTGCTCCCGGGCGGATTTGAGCCGCGGGCGGCGCTGGGGTATTCGTTCGGACCGATCCTCAAGTTGATGCAGGTAATCGGATTTGTCGGGAGCCAGGAGCAGATTGTCGCCGACACGGTGGCGGCATTGACGGCGAGCGGCAAGAAACTGGCGATGAATGTGCCGACGTCCCGCAACGAAGCCAAGAGACTGGCGCAGAAGCTGAAAGACAAGATCGGGATCGTCTACGCGGGCGCGGACTACTACGACGTGGCGGCGGTGCGGTTCAAGGGGCAGATTTGCGAGAACGGCAAGCATCTGGCGTATGCCAATATTGCGCCCGAATTCAATCACAATGAGCTGGTGGGATTCGACTATCCGAAGGCGCTGGTGCGGAAACTGCACGTGATCTGGCTTACGGGGCCGGCGGATTCGAAGGGCGTCACCAACCGGGTCAAGGTGGTGGACAAGATTCTCAAGGGCAAACGCATCGCGACGATGACATTAAAGGCCAAAGGGCCGAACCGGCTGGCGGAAATCTTCTCGCTGGTACAATTCGGCGACCTGATGAGCTACTATCTGGCGCTGGTAAACAAAACCGATCCTTCGCCCGTACATGTTATCAACAAGCTGAAAACGGCGCTGGAGAAAATGAAGTGA
- the ptsP gene encoding phosphoenolpyruvate--protein phosphotransferase encodes MPKRTKHTDSGAVRELRLRGLVASPGIAIAKCFKHVNGPHTIAKRAIAEDQVDAEISRLNNALAAARLEIEQIHAEAGSAVGEQLAKIFEAQLLILEDAAFFQTVCDDIAKLKLNAEWVYNKHLQKTLASLRKSHDSYLKEMANDINATAAKVFGYLIGHHVNKLVNNKGKIALAEDFSPGEVVLMGKYEIPGFATSLGGATSHMALIAKSLSIPAVVGISKLMERVPDQSLVIIDGEAGQVIVNPEKATLEEYRGEQKKRKTVLARELRGIGKIAGATRDGHAVEVQANLEIPTETDEVLASNKVGVGLYRTEFFYLTRMRFPTEEEQTKIYSDIARTFFPNQVTLRVYDLGSDKVVGDYLEPDEANPALGWRGIRLDLDLPEIFKTQLRAMLRASTLKNIKIMLPMVAATMEIVKARRVLHAAMKELKAEGLAYDENIDLGIMIEVPSAALMADELARHVCFFSIGTNDLTQYTLAADRTNKKVAALYRELHPAVLRLIKMTVDAGQRHNIPVTLCGELAARSIAIPLLVGIGLPCFSVVPPRIAKVKKIVAMLEYSECAHLAERVLKLPTTEKVEAVLRNWFEEHVGKENLEE; translated from the coding sequence ATGCCGAAAAGAACCAAGCATACAGATTCCGGAGCCGTGAGAGAGTTGCGATTGCGCGGGCTGGTTGCGTCCCCAGGGATAGCGATCGCCAAGTGCTTCAAGCATGTCAACGGGCCACACACGATCGCCAAGCGGGCCATCGCGGAGGATCAAGTTGACGCGGAGATTTCGCGGCTGAACAACGCGCTGGCGGCTGCCCGGCTTGAGATCGAACAGATTCACGCCGAGGCGGGCAGTGCCGTCGGCGAGCAGCTGGCCAAGATTTTCGAAGCGCAGTTGCTGATCCTGGAGGACGCCGCGTTTTTCCAGACGGTCTGCGATGATATCGCCAAGTTGAAGTTGAACGCCGAGTGGGTCTACAATAAGCATCTGCAGAAGACGCTCGCTTCCCTGCGCAAATCGCATGACAGTTATTTGAAGGAGATGGCCAACGACATCAACGCCACCGCGGCGAAGGTGTTCGGCTACCTGATCGGGCATCACGTCAACAAGCTGGTCAACAACAAGGGGAAGATCGCGCTGGCGGAAGATTTTTCGCCGGGCGAAGTGGTATTGATGGGCAAGTACGAGATTCCGGGATTTGCGACCTCGCTGGGCGGGGCGACTTCGCACATGGCGCTGATCGCCAAGTCGCTGTCGATTCCGGCGGTGGTCGGAATCAGCAAGTTGATGGAGCGCGTGCCGGATCAGTCGCTGGTGATTATCGACGGTGAGGCGGGTCAGGTGATCGTCAATCCGGAGAAGGCGACGCTGGAGGAATATCGCGGCGAGCAGAAGAAGCGCAAGACAGTGCTGGCACGCGAGCTGCGCGGGATCGGCAAGATCGCCGGAGCGACCAGGGACGGTCACGCCGTCGAGGTGCAGGCGAATTTGGAGATTCCGACCGAGACCGACGAAGTGCTGGCCTCCAACAAGGTCGGGGTCGGGCTGTATCGTACGGAGTTTTTCTACCTGACGCGGATGCGCTTCCCAACCGAAGAGGAGCAAACCAAGATCTACAGCGATATTGCGCGGACGTTTTTCCCCAACCAGGTAACGCTGCGGGTCTATGACCTCGGCTCGGACAAAGTGGTGGGGGATTATCTCGAGCCGGACGAGGCGAATCCGGCGCTGGGTTGGCGAGGGATCCGGCTCGATCTGGATTTACCCGAGATTTTCAAGACGCAGTTGCGCGCGATGCTGCGGGCATCGACGCTTAAGAATATCAAGATCATGCTACCGATGGTGGCTGCGACGATGGAGATTGTCAAGGCGCGGCGGGTGTTGCACGCGGCGATGAAGGAGTTGAAGGCGGAAGGGCTCGCCTACGACGAGAATATCGATCTGGGCATCATGATCGAGGTACCGTCAGCGGCGCTGATGGCGGACGAGCTGGCGCGGCACGTCTGCTTCTTCTCGATCGGGACGAACGATTTGACGCAATACACGCTGGCGGCAGACCGCACGAACAAGAAGGTGGCGGCGTTGTACCGCGAGTTGCATCCGGCGGTGCTGCGGCTGATCAAGATGACGGTTGATGCGGGCCAGCGGCATAACATCCCGGTGACGCTCTGCGGTGAATTGGCGGCGCGGTCGATCGCGATTCCGCTGCTGGTCGGCATCGGACTTCCCTGCTTCTCGGTCGTCCCGCCGCGGATCGCCAAGGTGAAGAAGATCGTGGCGATGTTGGAGTACAGCGAGTGCGCACACTTGGCCGAGCGGGTGTTGAAGTTGCCCACGACGGAGAAGGTCGAAGCCGTGCTGCGCAATTGGTTCGAAGAGCACGTCGGCAAGGAAAATCTGGAGGAATAA
- the dprA gene encoding DNA-protecting protein DprA produces MPAHDDARYWWLALNTVPLIGAVRLVALVRKFGSAQAVLEAPDAQLARVEDVGEKVIEAIRHQVDFQRAEIQLEKLEKSGAKMLTILEADYPEPLKRIYDPPPFLFVRGELRKDDAQAVGIVGSRICSTYGRQVTEMLATELSKAGLSIVSGLARGIDSVAHQAAIASGGRTVAVLGCGLDVIYPPENKGLYDEVAAHGAIVTEFEFGLRPDKYNFPSRNRIISGLARGVIVVEARRGSGALLTARHAVEQNREVFAVPGNITSATSHGTNELLKQGAAPVTQAADVLLALGLHPLQKRAAVARPTVKLAEREQAVYNQLSDQPQLVDSLSQDLQRPVQEVLSLLLSLEMAGLVRQLPGKLFLRAV; encoded by the coding sequence GTGCCGGCACACGATGATGCGCGGTATTGGTGGCTGGCGCTGAACACGGTGCCGTTGATCGGCGCGGTGCGCCTGGTGGCGCTGGTGCGGAAGTTCGGATCGGCGCAGGCGGTGTTGGAGGCCCCGGATGCGCAGCTGGCGCGGGTAGAGGATGTCGGCGAGAAGGTGATCGAGGCGATCCGCCATCAGGTGGACTTTCAGCGCGCCGAGATACAGTTGGAGAAGTTGGAGAAATCGGGGGCGAAGATGCTCACGATTCTGGAAGCCGACTATCCGGAGCCGCTGAAGAGGATTTATGATCCCCCACCTTTCCTGTTTGTTCGGGGCGAACTGCGGAAGGATGATGCACAGGCGGTCGGAATTGTCGGCAGCCGGATTTGCTCGACTTACGGTCGGCAGGTGACGGAAATGCTGGCCACGGAGTTGAGCAAGGCGGGGTTGAGCATTGTGTCAGGGTTGGCGCGGGGGATTGACTCGGTGGCGCACCAGGCTGCGATAGCCTCGGGCGGGCGAACGGTGGCGGTGTTGGGGTGCGGACTGGATGTCATTTACCCACCGGAGAACAAGGGATTGTATGATGAGGTGGCGGCACACGGGGCAATTGTGACGGAATTTGAGTTCGGCCTGCGGCCAGACAAGTATAATTTCCCGAGCCGAAACCGGATCATTTCCGGACTGGCGCGGGGGGTAATTGTGGTGGAGGCCCGGCGCGGCTCGGGGGCGCTTCTGACGGCGCGGCACGCGGTGGAGCAAAATCGCGAAGTTTTTGCGGTGCCGGGAAACATCACCTCGGCAACGTCGCACGGGACGAATGAGCTCTTGAAGCAGGGTGCGGCACCGGTAACGCAAGCGGCGGATGTACTGCTGGCGTTAGGGTTGCACCCGTTGCAGAAGCGGGCGGCGGTTGCGCGGCCGACGGTGAAGTTGGCGGAGCGGGAGCAGGCGGTGTACAATCAGCTTTCCGACCAGCCGCAGTTAGTCGACAGTTTGTCGCAGGATTTGCAGCGGCCGGTGCAGGAGGTATTGTCGCTGCTGTTGAGTTTGGAGATGGCGGGTCTGGTGCGGCAACTTCCCGGCAAACTTTTTTTACGTGCGGTGTAA
- a CDS encoding HPr family phosphocarrier protein produces the protein MVRKTVKITNKLGLHARPSAKVVQTATKFKSEITLEKEGLEVNGKSIMGVMMLAAEMGSDVTVTAQGEDAEDAVRALSEVLASKFD, from the coding sequence TTGGTCAGGAAAACGGTTAAGATTACGAACAAGCTCGGACTTCACGCGCGACCTTCCGCCAAGGTGGTCCAGACCGCGACTAAGTTCAAGTCAGAAATCACGTTGGAGAAGGAGGGGTTGGAGGTCAACGGGAAGTCGATCATGGGTGTGATGATGTTGGCGGCGGAGATGGGATCCGACGTAACAGTCACGGCCCAGGGCGAGGATGCAGAAGACGCGGTGCGAGCGCTCAGTGAGGTGCTCGCTTCGAAATTCGACTAA